One Paenibacillus sp. FSL H7-0737 DNA segment encodes these proteins:
- a CDS encoding NPCBM/NEW2 domain-containing protein, with translation MKKMIAIATSAAMLASFSSEAGYALASDVSKVSVVNTVVQSKADLFSNASVIPFDLYGKAILGAYNDVFRMNPANIKSITNNGGNYSGSPIAKAIDGDMSTHWETGKPNSSTFTNEVVFVFNESTELNRIVYAARQSSAKGKGFAQEFDIYGSTTDAGDYTLVSSGEYKGGAGDVVEIQFAPTAFKRLKFVFKKANQDWASAAEFSFYKEDTVSAKMKNLFTDDTLSQVSAAFNTVEKLTALEQEVQTHPLYVQFQADIENAKVLLENHQIEATAAKVSKLQGYGTAYENAYSEAYRMPNSNVSKVTVNGGSYPGTKPEYMLDDQPNTHWETNKNNDDSFTNEVVFELAQAKILDRVAFLARDNRKGFPEAFEIYASETSKGETFQLVSSGTATSTNDFLEFKFEPTKFKRLKFKFTKANINRPFAAEFRFYTEDKVSEAVNGIFTDGTMSAVVPAYNSVEAINELEEAAKVHPLYPILKDSLDLAKKLVNGEVQTEGTIIEAEQRGDMKKHAQENLRIGFGTNNQPTGLVAMPGDTINVYVDAASSDKLPSLVFSQQEAAWNVWARGVQLRPGKNIITVPEFATNSYYAHEVTKGGTVYIVNPYTAEEQGKAPMIRFEGLTKIPMMTKTTDPEQFKAFLTTYKQKLDEDKAAHPNVQDRELIDVVEMVSDHVIFTGTATEAYNKFITQENDPLGTVTGYDTWMKTIFDFYGLDGSSVIHDAKLIRENIRLMQPYGAMYAAGDHTGIQIGTVGTMLGDFNKVYPGWGLNHEIGHRLAMGEREYGEVTNNMVSMLMSVYADSMDTRIPFESDIYKYVIEENKVVMNQQGLFAQLGAYWQLELAHPGYWTELTKLYRERKVSLPNGDNSKQQYLVEFSSEVLGLDLSSYFARHGFTVNPETKEKLAKYPAPKKLWYLNNSVVHYEGTGIADKNVAIKVNITPNATAKSNTLSFSMDKDLKKDFLGYEVYRDDKLVGFTGTDQFVDTNVDSSINYTYKIVGYDKKLNPLKPVQVKAFKPALSVEDQITLKLNQAFDPMSYVKATNYQGNDITANVTLKANTVNVTQKGDYEVVYEVKNEGVTETKTTLVMVTSDYAYLSDLNAKSVVVGWGELKKDKVVSGGIITLVRQGLAATYTKGIGVHANSEVIYDIEGKGYDFFESYIGIDQAMKGKPSSATFEVYVDGEKKFGSDVFRAGTEHEFVKIPVTGAREVKLVTTDATDGNASDHTVWADAKFTNTSSKPTITVPEETTFIKLNSEFDVLTDVTVVDKEDGNLIGAVEVSPNGFTSSKTGTYNVELSVTDRDGNTAVQTRTIVVYSASKYLSDTAWQSARTDYNVVRKDKASSNNPIKLLVNGVTKEFAKGLGTHANSEIVYNLAGANYEYFETFVGVDRNIPEQNNSSVIFKIFADGVEVYNSGLMKFGTEAKLARIPVKGVSELKLVLDNAGNGNASDHGDFADAKFIILNSTPELTIAKSVSTKVGQAIAVGADYSATDSEDGDLTAQVKVTGEDQVKLGRAGKYPITYTVTDSDGNTTTKTRTIAVVDMTDFTYLTDYDWNSTQNSYTAPLKDKSISANTLRLTDESNQVVSYERGIGAHSNSTIVYDLSDKNADYFTSYVGVDRQMYGTVGSVSFEVFVDGEKKFDSGVMGSRDPQKFIELDINGAKELKLVVTDGGNGNGSDHATWGGTKLHFANGDHLFTGDLEQAIAAAKAISLEGFTAESIASFTASLSSAEAALTNPSVTQSEIDAVSAALQQATEGLTEIDLTQVITIADKYLSASIKTTLGVTGELTLGDMYNLTTLTSETGRARSLEGLQYAKNLETLDITGNEITDFSPLQGLTKLTSLLADPQVVEVGGLKGPVVELTNPVKGLDGSKVIPNSAGVRNTGTSKEIMFDMNEWAANPDVFTIDLSNEEKGTYMLGLTYQVAGNLVQLISFIDNN, from the coding sequence ATGAAAAAAATGATTGCGATCGCTACATCGGCAGCCATGTTAGCCAGTTTTTCGAGTGAGGCAGGTTATGCTTTAGCAAGTGATGTAAGCAAGGTAAGTGTAGTGAACACTGTAGTACAAAGCAAGGCTGACCTATTCAGCAATGCGTCAGTTATTCCGTTTGATCTGTACGGCAAGGCTATCCTAGGCGCTTATAATGATGTTTTTAGAATGAATCCTGCGAATATTAAATCCATTACCAATAACGGTGGCAACTACTCAGGTTCACCTATAGCTAAGGCTATTGATGGCGATATGAGTACGCATTGGGAAACGGGCAAACCGAACAGTTCAACGTTCACGAATGAGGTTGTCTTTGTTTTCAATGAGTCCACTGAATTAAATAGAATCGTATACGCTGCAAGACAATCCAGTGCAAAGGGGAAGGGGTTTGCTCAGGAATTTGATATTTATGGCTCAACTACGGATGCAGGCGATTATACGCTAGTATCCTCTGGAGAATATAAAGGCGGAGCAGGTGACGTAGTAGAGATTCAGTTTGCACCCACAGCCTTCAAGAGACTTAAATTTGTCTTCAAAAAAGCTAACCAAGATTGGGCGAGTGCAGCTGAGTTTTCTTTTTACAAAGAAGATACCGTATCCGCTAAAATGAAAAATTTATTTACAGATGATACCTTGAGTCAAGTTAGCGCAGCATTTAATACGGTGGAGAAATTAACGGCTTTAGAACAAGAAGTACAGACACATCCACTGTACGTGCAGTTTCAAGCAGATATAGAGAATGCAAAAGTACTTCTGGAGAATCATCAAATAGAGGCAACAGCGGCTAAGGTTTCGAAGCTACAAGGCTATGGTACAGCATACGAAAATGCCTATAGCGAAGCTTATAGAATGCCCAACTCTAATGTATCAAAAGTAACGGTGAACGGTGGAAGCTATCCAGGTACGAAACCGGAATACATGCTCGATGACCAGCCGAATACACACTGGGAAACGAACAAAAACAATGATGACAGCTTCACGAATGAAGTCGTGTTTGAATTAGCGCAAGCGAAAATACTAGATAGAGTGGCTTTCCTGGCTAGAGATAACCGCAAAGGCTTCCCAGAGGCTTTTGAAATTTATGCATCAGAAACAAGTAAGGGAGAGACCTTCCAACTCGTATCTAGCGGAACCGCGACTAGTACGAATGACTTTCTGGAGTTTAAATTCGAACCTACAAAGTTTAAAAGATTGAAATTCAAGTTCACAAAAGCCAATATCAACAGACCCTTTGCAGCTGAATTTAGATTTTATACAGAGGATAAAGTAAGTGAAGCTGTAAATGGTATTTTCACAGATGGCACGATGAGTGCGGTTGTTCCTGCTTATAATAGCGTCGAAGCAATCAACGAATTAGAAGAAGCGGCAAAAGTACATCCGCTCTATCCAATCCTGAAAGATTCTTTGGATTTAGCTAAGAAGCTAGTGAATGGTGAAGTTCAAACTGAAGGCACCATCATTGAGGCGGAACAACGTGGAGATATGAAAAAGCATGCGCAGGAAAACCTGAGAATTGGTTTCGGGACGAACAACCAGCCTACAGGTCTCGTTGCAATGCCTGGAGATACAATCAACGTTTATGTGGACGCAGCTTCGAGCGATAAACTACCTTCTTTAGTCTTTTCTCAACAAGAGGCGGCTTGGAATGTTTGGGCTAGAGGTGTGCAATTGCGTCCAGGTAAGAATATTATAACCGTTCCTGAATTTGCTACGAATAGTTATTATGCACATGAAGTGACTAAAGGCGGTACAGTGTATATCGTCAATCCATATACAGCAGAGGAACAAGGTAAAGCACCTATGATCCGGTTCGAGGGGCTTACCAAGATCCCTATGATGACCAAGACTACAGATCCTGAACAATTTAAAGCCTTCTTAACCACCTATAAACAAAAATTAGATGAAGATAAGGCAGCGCATCCGAATGTTCAAGATCGCGAGCTCATCGATGTGGTGGAAATGGTCAGCGATCATGTTATTTTCACAGGAACTGCGACAGAAGCTTATAACAAGTTTATTACGCAAGAAAATGATCCGCTGGGTACCGTAACCGGCTATGATACTTGGATGAAGACGATCTTTGACTTCTATGGCTTGGATGGCAGTAGTGTGATTCATGATGCGAAGCTAATTCGTGAGAACATCCGATTGATGCAGCCTTATGGTGCGATGTATGCAGCGGGAGATCATACAGGGATACAAATTGGGACCGTAGGGACGATGTTAGGTGATTTTAACAAAGTCTATCCAGGATGGGGATTGAATCATGAAATAGGGCATCGCTTGGCGATGGGTGAACGAGAATATGGTGAAGTAACCAATAATATGGTGTCTATGCTGATGTCAGTCTATGCGGACTCGATGGATACTCGTATTCCTTTTGAAAGTGATATTTATAAATATGTAATCGAAGAAAATAAAGTGGTTATGAATCAGCAGGGCTTATTTGCACAGCTCGGTGCCTATTGGCAGTTAGAATTAGCGCATCCGGGTTACTGGACAGAACTGACCAAGCTATACCGCGAGCGGAAGGTCTCCCTTCCGAACGGCGACAATTCCAAGCAGCAGTATTTGGTGGAGTTCTCCTCTGAAGTGCTGGGGTTAGACCTAAGTAGCTATTTTGCCAGACATGGCTTCACTGTGAATCCTGAAACGAAAGAGAAGTTAGCTAAATACCCAGCACCGAAAAAGCTCTGGTATTTAAACAATTCAGTGGTTCATTATGAGGGAACAGGAATAGCAGATAAGAATGTTGCGATAAAGGTTAATATCACGCCTAACGCTACTGCTAAATCAAACACATTAAGCTTCAGTATGGATAAGGATCTTAAGAAAGATTTCTTAGGATATGAAGTGTATAGAGACGATAAGTTAGTAGGGTTTACAGGGACTGACCAGTTCGTGGACACGAATGTAGATAGCAGCATCAATTATACGTACAAGATCGTTGGTTATGATAAGAAGCTGAACCCACTGAAGCCGGTACAGGTTAAAGCCTTCAAGCCAGCGTTATCTGTTGAAGATCAAATCACGTTAAAGCTTAATCAAGCTTTTGATCCGATGAGCTATGTAAAAGCGACTAACTATCAAGGAAACGATATTACTGCTAATGTCACCCTGAAAGCAAATACCGTTAATGTAACGCAAAAAGGCGACTACGAAGTGGTATATGAAGTGAAGAACGAAGGGGTTACAGAAACCAAAACTACACTGGTTATGGTAACGAGTGACTATGCTTATCTTTCGGATCTTAATGCCAAGTCAGTCGTTGTTGGTTGGGGTGAATTAAAGAAAGACAAAGTCGTTTCTGGTGGAATCATCACTCTTGTTCGACAAGGGTTAGCTGCGACCTATACCAAGGGAATCGGTGTACATGCGAACTCTGAAGTTATTTATGATATTGAGGGTAAAGGTTATGACTTCTTTGAAAGCTACATCGGGATCGATCAAGCGATGAAAGGAAAGCCATCCTCTGCAACCTTTGAAGTATATGTAGATGGAGAGAAGAAATTCGGGAGCGATGTTTTCCGGGCAGGGACAGAGCATGAATTTGTGAAAATACCTGTGACAGGCGCGCGCGAAGTGAAGCTGGTTACCACAGATGCTACAGACGGCAATGCTTCAGATCATACGGTATGGGCGGATGCGAAGTTTACGAATACTTCAAGCAAGCCTACTATCACAGTGCCTGAAGAGACAACGTTTATTAAGCTGAACAGTGAATTTGATGTTTTGACCGATGTTACAGTCGTTGATAAGGAAGATGGTAACTTGATTGGAGCCGTTGAGGTAAGTCCGAATGGTTTTACTTCAAGCAAAACAGGCACTTACAACGTCGAACTGTCAGTTACAGACCGGGATGGGAATACAGCTGTGCAGACCAGAACAATCGTTGTGTATAGCGCTAGTAAATACTTGAGTGATACAGCTTGGCAGTCGGCAAGAACGGATTATAATGTTGTTCGTAAGGATAAGGCAAGTTCTAACAATCCGATTAAACTACTTGTAAATGGCGTAACCAAAGAGTTCGCTAAGGGCTTAGGAACGCATGCTAACTCTGAGATTGTATATAATCTAGCGGGCGCAAACTATGAATATTTTGAAACGTTTGTAGGGGTTGATAGAAATATCCCGGAGCAAAACAACTCTAGTGTGATCTTCAAAATTTTCGCCGATGGGGTAGAAGTGTATAACAGCGGACTGATGAAATTTGGCACGGAAGCCAAACTAGCTCGAATCCCTGTGAAGGGTGTAAGTGAATTGAAATTGGTATTAGACAATGCAGGCAACGGAAATGCATCAGATCACGGTGATTTCGCTGATGCGAAGTTTATAATTCTGAACAGTACCCCGGAGCTTACCATAGCTAAATCAGTATCTACCAAAGTGGGCCAAGCGATAGCAGTAGGTGCAGACTATTCGGCAACAGATTCAGAAGATGGTGACTTGACGGCTCAAGTAAAGGTTACGGGTGAAGATCAAGTTAAATTGGGCAGAGCTGGAAAGTATCCGATTACTTATACAGTAACGGATAGTGATGGAAATACGACCACGAAGACTAGAACCATTGCCGTTGTAGACATGACGGACTTTACGTATCTGACGGATTACGACTGGAATTCTACTCAGAACAGTTATACTGCGCCTTTGAAGGATAAATCTATTAGTGCCAATACGCTGAGATTAACCGATGAGAGCAATCAAGTAGTGTCCTATGAGAGAGGGATTGGAGCACACTCTAACTCGACGATTGTATACGATCTAAGCGATAAGAACGCGGACTACTTCACTTCCTATGTGGGTGTAGATCGACAAATGTATGGTACGGTCGGTTCGGTGAGCTTTGAAGTGTTTGTCGATGGAGAGAAGAAATTCGATAGTGGGGTTATGGGCTCCAGAGATCCGCAGAAGTTCATCGAATTGGATATTAACGGAGCTAAAGAGCTGAAATTAGTCGTTACAGACGGCGGAAATGGCAACGGATCTGACCATGCTACATGGGGAGGAACCAAACTACATTTTGCGAATGGAGATCACCTATTCACTGGAGATCTGGAGCAAGCCATTGCGGCGGCAAAAGCAATTTCTCTAGAAGGCTTCACGGCGGAGAGTATTGCGTCATTTACGGCAAGCCTTTCGAGTGCAGAAGCGGCTTTGACTAATCCTTCTGTCACACAAAGTGAAATAGATGCAGTCTCAGCAGCGTTACAACAAGCAACAGAAGGTCTGACCGAAATAGACCTTACGCAAGTCATTACCATTGCGGACAAATATTTAAGTGCTTCGATCAAGACTACGTTAGGCGTAACTGGAGAACTAACGCTAGGGGATATGTATAACCTTACAACGTTAACGAGCGAGACCGGAAGAGCTAGATCCTTGGAAGGTCTACAGTATGCTAAGAACCTAGAGACACTTGATATTACTGGAAATGAAATCACTGATTTCTCCCCACTACAAGGGTTAACTAAACTAACGAGCTTATTGGCTGACCCTCAAGTGGTAGAGGTGGGAGGATTAAAGGGACCTGTGGTTGAATTGACCAATCCGGTGAAAGGGCTCGATGGCAGTAAAGTGATCCCTAATTCAGCAGGGGTCAGAAACACTGGAACATCTAAAGAAATCATGTTTGATATGAATGAATGGGCAGCTAATCCTGATGTGTTCACTATAGACCTATCGAACGAGGAGAAGGGAACTTACATGCTGGGGTTAACTTACCAAGTCGCAGGTAATCTCGTGCAATTAATTTCTTTTATTGATAACAATTAA
- a CDS encoding EAL domain-containing protein: protein MNVACNHCVVRELNFEIKAHGELNLRILPEVIHHLSRSNSIHKVEENVITIKEAGVRDFLDFCNDHMESEQFEFRIDDQTWRPLSELPTVLDMEWIDEVITKGLVTCHFQPIVNVREEIFAYELLSRFKKEDGSLIYPNEIFAAARNRGRLYALDRLCRMTAVKYAAPLNKKTFINFIPTSIYAPEFCLRSTVELANQLGVDPSLFVFEVVETEKVDDLAHLKAILTYYKDRGFEYALDDVGEGFSTIEMLLELKPHYMKLDMKYVQGVSSDLNKQKIAKQFLEKALEIQSVPLAEGVEFREDFEWLKQSGYQLFQGYLFGKPDPIPKQ from the coding sequence ATGAATGTGGCATGTAATCATTGTGTAGTAAGAGAGCTGAATTTTGAAATCAAGGCTCATGGTGAGCTTAATCTAAGGATTTTACCTGAGGTTATTCATCACTTGAGTAGAAGTAATTCGATACATAAGGTAGAAGAAAATGTGATTACGATTAAGGAGGCTGGGGTGCGGGATTTTCTAGATTTCTGTAATGACCATATGGAGTCGGAGCAGTTTGAATTCCGTATAGATGACCAAACATGGAGACCTCTATCCGAATTACCTACTGTACTTGATATGGAGTGGATTGATGAGGTTATAACTAAGGGCTTAGTTACTTGTCACTTCCAACCGATTGTGAACGTACGGGAAGAGATTTTTGCATACGAGCTCCTATCCAGATTTAAAAAAGAAGATGGGTCCCTTATCTATCCTAATGAGATTTTTGCGGCGGCACGGAATCGTGGGCGTTTATATGCTTTAGACCGGTTATGTAGAATGACTGCTGTAAAATATGCTGCACCCTTAAATAAAAAAACGTTTATTAATTTTATCCCAACGTCGATCTACGCTCCAGAGTTCTGCTTAAGATCAACCGTTGAACTGGCCAATCAATTAGGCGTCGATCCCTCTCTTTTTGTTTTTGAAGTTGTTGAGACGGAGAAAGTGGATGATCTCGCTCATTTGAAAGCTATTTTGACATATTACAAGGATCGGGGATTTGAATACGCTTTAGATGATGTTGGCGAGGGCTTCAGCACGATCGAGATGTTATTGGAGCTTAAACCCCATTACATGAAGCTGGATATGAAATATGTTCAGGGTGTGTCCAGCGATCTGAACAAACAGAAAATAGCTAAACAATTTTTAGAAAAAGCTTTAGAAATCCAATCTGTTCCTTTAGCAGAAGGTGTGGAGTTTAGAGAGGACTTTGAATGGCTTAAGCAGAGTGGTTATCAGTTGTTTCAGGGATATTTATTTGGAAAGCCTGATCCTATTCCCAAACAGTGA
- a CDS encoding Crp/Fnr family transcriptional regulator: MEASFWTGIRFFQGLPSEEIEAVSRLFTYRAYSKGTLVFAESDPGDHAYVIYSGIIRVYATTKGKEHTVDLFGKGDLFGDLEVIHPSNIRVLSAVAMNDTVLFVIKREPFEQMLADYPLIKEQLMLLQMDRLFLSNRLLHEMKFHDARARAIFTLRRLYQRFAVEEQGKQRIDLRLTHQQFADMIGTLRETATLVLKDLQEQKIIDIQHQQITVLDPTYLLEYTDFD; encoded by the coding sequence ATGGAAGCTTCTTTTTGGACTGGCATTCGCTTTTTTCAGGGTTTACCCTCGGAGGAGATCGAGGCGGTCTCAAGACTGTTCACTTATAGGGCCTATTCCAAAGGGACTCTGGTGTTTGCAGAATCAGATCCGGGAGATCACGCCTATGTTATCTATTCGGGAATTATTAGGGTGTACGCTACTACGAAGGGGAAAGAGCATACCGTAGATCTTTTTGGAAAAGGCGATTTATTTGGCGATCTGGAAGTGATCCATCCCTCCAATATAAGAGTGCTGTCTGCGGTGGCTATGAATGATACTGTATTATTTGTGATTAAACGTGAGCCTTTTGAGCAGATGCTTGCCGATTACCCGTTGATTAAGGAACAATTGATGCTGCTGCAAATGGACCGTTTATTTTTATCGAATCGGTTATTACATGAAATGAAATTTCATGATGCGAGAGCGCGTGCGATCTTTACGCTGAGAAGACTATACCAAAGATTTGCAGTCGAGGAGCAAGGCAAACAGAGGATTGATCTTCGATTGACCCATCAGCAGTTCGCGGATATGATCGGAACGCTAAGGGAGACGGCTACCCTTGTGCTTAAAGACCTGCAAGAGCAAAAGATTATTGATATTCAACATCAGCAGATCACCGTGTTAGACCCGACGTATTTACTAGAGTATACGGATTTCGATTGA
- a CDS encoding leucine-rich repeat domain-containing protein, with amino-acid sequence MRYNFDGKGLTETPEIVFESNPLLELSMYNNHLKEIPDHLFLHDELEVLNYAGNEIEQLSENIGRLVHLRMLDLGHNRLKVLPETIGGLQGLDSFLYLSNNQFEQLPEQLCNLQKLKYLNVTDNHLKQLPTRIGEMSSLIELRLYYNQLERLPDSITQIKGLREIHLYGNQLVVLPEHLGALEELRILDMSDNRITELPSSIGKLSKLRRLNLRKNKLNKLPEEIGQLSSLVELDLRDNNLQEIPNSLLQLERLEKLDLRWNHSLKGTDILEQLEQRGCIVYK; translated from the coding sequence ATGAGATATAATTTTGACGGAAAAGGACTTACAGAAACGCCAGAGATCGTGTTTGAGAGCAATCCTCTACTAGAACTGAGCATGTACAACAACCATCTTAAAGAAATCCCTGACCATCTCTTCCTCCATGACGAATTAGAGGTACTTAATTATGCGGGTAATGAAATCGAACAGTTATCCGAGAACATCGGTCGCTTAGTTCACCTAAGAATGTTGGATTTAGGCCATAATCGACTGAAGGTATTGCCGGAGACAATTGGCGGACTGCAGGGGTTAGATTCTTTTCTATACCTAAGTAATAATCAGTTCGAACAGCTGCCGGAGCAGCTTTGTAATCTCCAGAAACTCAAGTATCTGAACGTAACAGATAATCATCTCAAGCAATTGCCTACCCGTATAGGCGAAATGAGCAGTCTAATTGAACTGCGGCTTTATTATAATCAGCTAGAACGTCTACCTGATTCGATCACACAAATTAAAGGGTTAAGAGAGATTCATCTTTATGGTAATCAACTGGTCGTATTGCCAGAGCATTTGGGTGCTTTAGAAGAACTGCGGATACTCGATATGAGTGATAATCGAATCACTGAACTGCCCTCATCCATCGGTAAACTAAGCAAGTTAAGAAGACTTAACCTTCGAAAAAATAAACTGAATAAGCTGCCTGAGGAAATAGGTCAATTAAGCAGCCTTGTTGAGCTTGATTTAAGAGATAATAACCTGCAAGAAATCCCGAATTCCCTTTTACAGCTTGAACGATTAGAGAAACTGGATCTAAGATGGAATCACAGCTTGAAGGGAACGGATATTTTAGAGCAATTAGAGCAAAGAGGATGTATCGTATATAAATAA
- a CDS encoding sensor domain-containing diguanylate cyclase, which produces MDDRLRYAPCGYVSITHEGIIKDVNQTFLDRMGYKQVDLVHKHFESIMSTANKLIFHSYFYPFINLNGQVEELFINLKDSKGQAVPYLLNGRRLECEGVEVIDCILVQMGKRIDYELELRSAKKQIEEAYWEKDQALAKLKQIHLEIEQKQAELLEMNAVLVELSNTDKLTGLKNRRFLQEKLEEQIAGYAQAEAAFSLCIIDIDHFKKVNDTYGHQTGDYVLEKMASILKLQSRKEDMAVRYGGEEFILLLPNTDISESKTIAENLRQSIAYSTWEMGRITVSIGIATFIPADSETTLLQKADQALYASKEQGRNRVTHSIDLNEKLL; this is translated from the coding sequence ATGGATGACCGATTAAGATATGCGCCTTGTGGCTATGTTTCTATTACCCATGAAGGAATAATCAAGGATGTAAATCAGACGTTCTTGGACCGTATGGGATATAAGCAGGTTGATTTGGTGCATAAGCATTTTGAATCTATCATGTCTACGGCAAACAAGCTTATTTTTCATTCATACTTCTATCCTTTTATCAATCTGAATGGACAGGTGGAAGAGTTATTTATCAATTTGAAGGACAGCAAGGGACAAGCCGTCCCTTACTTGTTAAATGGCAGACGCCTTGAGTGTGAAGGTGTAGAGGTCATTGATTGTATTCTGGTACAGATGGGCAAACGTATTGATTATGAGCTAGAGTTACGATCTGCGAAGAAGCAAATAGAAGAGGCTTATTGGGAAAAAGATCAGGCGCTGGCAAAGCTCAAACAAATTCACCTGGAAATCGAGCAAAAGCAAGCTGAATTGCTGGAGATGAATGCCGTTTTAGTAGAATTATCTAATACAGATAAGCTGACTGGGCTGAAGAATAGAAGGTTTCTTCAAGAGAAGCTGGAAGAGCAGATTGCAGGGTATGCCCAAGCTGAAGCAGCATTTTCGCTGTGTATTATAGATATTGATCATTTTAAAAAAGTGAACGACACCTATGGGCATCAGACAGGTGACTATGTACTGGAGAAAATGGCGAGTATCTTGAAACTGCAATCTCGTAAAGAGGATATGGCGGTTAGATATGGCGGTGAGGAATTCATACTTCTTTTACCAAATACAGACATCTCGGAGTCAAAGACTATAGCTGAGAATTTACGGCAATCTATCGCGTATTCAACTTGGGAAATGGGCCGGATTACGGTGAGTATTGGTATAGCTACATTTATTCCAGCTGATTCAGAAACCACCCTTCTGCAAAAAGCTGATCAAGCGCTCTATGCCTCTAAAGAACAGGGGAGAAACCGCGTCACGCATAGCATAGATTTGAATGAAAAGCTTCTTTAA
- a CDS encoding alpha/beta fold hydrolase — MNDVRARNHVKVIGEGERTILFAHGFGCDQSMWQFITPSFEKKYRIVLFDYVGSGNSDLSAYTTDKYHTLHGYVQDVLDVIETLELKDIIFIGHSISSMIGMLASIERPDYFDKMIMIGPSSCYLNEGDTYFGGFEKSDITELLEMMEMNFAGWASFMAPLAMNNPDPMLTKELERSFISADPVIAREFAEVTFFSDHREDLPKATIPTLILQCSDDSIVPIAAGEYLHKHLNNSTFRLMEAKGHYPHISHPEETITLINEYLT; from the coding sequence ATGAACGATGTTAGGGCGCGGAATCATGTGAAAGTGATTGGAGAAGGAGAAAGAACCATCCTTTTTGCACATGGATTTGGGTGTGACCAGAGCATGTGGCAGTTTATTACGCCTTCTTTTGAGAAAAAATATCGAATCGTTCTATTTGATTATGTAGGTTCAGGTAACTCAGATTTAAGTGCATATACAACAGATAAGTATCATACGCTCCACGGCTATGTACAGGATGTATTGGATGTCATCGAAACGTTGGAACTCAAAGATATTATTTTTATAGGTCATTCGATTAGCTCTATGATCGGGATGCTTGCTTCGATTGAGCGGCCGGATTATTTTGATAAAATGATTATGATTGGTCCTTCTTCATGTTATTTAAATGAGGGGGATACTTATTTCGGAGGCTTCGAGAAGAGCGATATTACTGAGCTTCTGGAGATGATGGAGATGAATTTTGCTGGCTGGGCTAGCTTTATGGCACCTCTTGCTATGAACAACCCTGACCCGATGTTAACGAAAGAGCTGGAGCGCAGCTTTATCTCGGCAGATCCTGTTATTGCAAGGGAATTTGCAGAAGTTACGTTCTTTTCAGATCATAGGGAAGATCTACCTAAGGCTACAATCCCTACACTTATTCTACAATGCTCGGATGACAGTATCGTACCTATAGCGGCTGGAGAATATCTACATAAACACTTGAATAATAGCACCTTCCGGTTAATGGAGGCTAAAGGGCATTACCCGCATATAAGCCATCCTGAGGAGACCATCACTTTAATTAATGAATATCTTACGTAA